The region ACCACCGCATTGCTGCGCGAGGCGCGTCGAACCTGACTTCCCACCGGCAACGCCTTCCCGTTCGTATCATGCAGAATAACGCTTGCCACCCGCTCCTGCTCCATCGGGAAATCGACCAGATAGCCGCTGTGACGCCGAATCGCGATCCGGCGTTCGGTCTCTTTCAGACGGGTATCCGCCGGCAGATTCAGAGTATCAATCCGGTAGCTTGCCGGGTAATACGCCGACACCCCGCTCACCAGCAGGTAGCCGTTGTTATTGGTTTTACCGACGGGCTGGTTCTCATAGCTGACGGGCACGTCAGGGTGGCCGTCGGTACTGATGACCACAAACGCATCGTTGATCTTATTCGCCGCGAACAGCTCGCCGTCCATAAGCACAACGGCGCCCATCGCCTCGCCCCACCAGGTCATGGTATCCCTTTCGCCATAGCCGCCGCCCTGCAGCTCGATATTGTTATTGCGCCAGCCCAGCGTACCCTGTTGATAATCACTGGATCTCGACTGGTTGGCCCAGGCCATGTTCCAGCTGAACCCACCGTCAGAAGGCATGGAGTGGTTGTAGTTAATGCGCTGGGTACTGCCTGCATCCGGAGTGTTTTCGACGGTGACGGCAGCGCTGTCGCGCGCCCCCAGCGGCACCTGCAGCGACAGCGCGACCGTCCAGTCTCCCCGCTGCCGATCCCGGCTGCCGGCCAGGTAAATACTGCTCGCTCCCCACAGGTTGCGGCTCCAGGAGAGATTAAGCAGCTCGGTTTTTTGGCTGTCAAAACTCTCCACGCCGATCCAGGCTGCACCGATGTTGCCGTACCGTCCCAGATTGAAGGTCAGCGAATACTGGTCCGTATTACGGCTAAAGCTGGCGATGGGCTTATCGTTTTCGTCATACACCGTCGGCTGGTCGTAAAGGGCGAGATTGCCAAAGCCGCGGTCGCGACGCGTGTGCTGGGTGGCGACGCTAAACTCGCTGGTACTGTACTGGTAACCCCAGTTGATTTGCCCGCCCGCATCACCGCGCATGCGGCTTTGCGAGTAAGAGGTATTCACCACGCCAAACTGGCCGAGTTTTATCACCGTCCCCGCGCCGCCCAGCGCCAGCTCCTGCGCCGCTTCCGCGTGGCCCTCGAGGGTTAGCCAGTCCGTCATTCCGTAGCGATACGAGCCGCTGCCGGCTGCCGGACCGTAGTCAAAATTCTTGATACCGTAATTACGCCGCAGGCTGCCGAGCGTCACGGCGCCGTCGCTCAGCCCTTGCTTAAGCAGGTCGCTGGTGACGTAAAACGGTAGCGTGGTGCTTACCTGGCGCCCCAGCGCATCCGTCGTGACCAGCACCGCATCCCCGGCCCCGTTGATATAGGGCAGATTGGTCAGGGTGAAAGGCCCCGGCTGAAGCTGGGTTGAACCGGAGCGATAGCCGTTGATAAAGAGATCGACCGAAGTGGGTACCGCGGCTTCCCCCGCGAACTCGGGCAGCGGCCATGTCACCAGGTCAGGACGCAGGGAGAAATCCCGCCCGACGCTTATCCCCCCCATTCGCACGCTGGAGCTCCAGCTCAGGGCATCGCTGATCACGTCCCCGGCGGTCCAGCTCATCGCGTCATCTTCGTTGGTGAACAGCAGGGTCGTGTCATAGCGGACATACCCTTCCTGCTGGCCGTGGTTACCGGTGAAATTTTCCCGCGCGTAACCGGTCGAGGAAAACGAGCC is a window of Enterobacter cloacae complex sp. ECNIH7 DNA encoding:
- a CDS encoding fimbria/pilus outer membrane usher protein encodes the protein MAVDARQLKPAMMILLCVSSATLAGPGDDSLPPPPQAQAINNEAVFQLAIVVNHYDTGLVVPVTQRKGAFFISSADLLRAGLPPAHVPTGEVNLSSLAQVRVEYDSAAQRLLLTVPRDWVTARVTPFSAQAAQAKPHYGRGALLNYDLYTNHTEHIGGQASIWHEFRYFNENGSFSSTGYARENFTGNHGQQEGYVRYDTTLLFTNEDDAMSWTAGDVISDALSWSSSVRMGGISVGRDFSLRPDLVTWPLPEFAGEAAVPTSVDLFINGYRSGSTQLQPGPFTLTNLPYINGAGDAVLVTTDALGRQVSTTLPFYVTSDLLKQGLSDGAVTLGSLRRNYGIKNFDYGPAAGSGSYRYGMTDWLTLEGHAEAAQELALGGAGTVIKLGQFGVVNTSYSQSRMRGDAGGQINWGYQYSTSEFSVATQHTRRDRGFGNLALYDQPTVYDENDKPIASFSRNTDQYSLTFNLGRYGNIGAAWIGVESFDSQKTELLNLSWSRNLWGASSIYLAGSRDRQRGDWTVALSLQVPLGARDSAAVTVENTPDAGSTQRINYNHSMPSDGGFSWNMAWANQSRSSDYQQGTLGWRNNNIELQGGGYGERDTMTWWGEAMGAVVLMDGELFAANKINDAFVVISTDGHPDVPVSYENQPVGKTNNNGYLLVSGVSAYYPASYRIDTLNLPADTRLKETERRIAIRRHSGYLVDFPMEQERVASVILHDTNGKALPVGSQVRRASRSNAVVGYDGIAWLENLSDVNPLEVIAPDGRRCKTTLTVEANPEHKLKTYGPLICREAP